The following are encoded in a window of Vibrio azureus genomic DNA:
- a CDS encoding histidine kinase sensor domain-containing protein — MSRHKDGLAFQLFSYMVVIVISILVAQTLAEQALVKTMLKVPQSVKNEMLDLAQKANVLIEDGNMEALANWAQAQRFDLFVVDENAQPLTQRMMHPHFQFKLQFKRSIDEQLENRVSRPIISIPLKKGMDLVIQLPHQLHPAREFIFYSAILKLLIAVVILVLFSILIARNLQQPLSRLREASKKLSNGDFNVCVVDELHSKTREFNELAEDFDHMTREVHRLAEKQRRLIRDVSHELRTPLARQNLVLHLLRNKVGPKEQKLVGRLEDEATQLNDLIGEILEFSRLENTRYRTELVKSDLLSLLELQISRCEIELRPEQSITLTSEAEQTMVLCDKALVIRCVSNLVTNAIKYAGEQAIIEVSLANQTIEKERYLTVSVADSGAGIPEDRLDDIFSPFTRLEASRDKKAGGYGLGLAIVKESMRIMGGKVIAANRVSGGFIVTLCFPERTFKDL, encoded by the coding sequence ATGTCACGCCATAAAGATGGTCTAGCGTTTCAGTTGTTTAGTTATATGGTGGTTATTGTTATCAGTATTTTAGTTGCGCAAACTTTAGCTGAACAAGCCTTAGTTAAGACGATGCTTAAAGTGCCACAAAGTGTAAAAAATGAAATGTTAGATTTGGCACAGAAAGCGAATGTTTTGATAGAAGATGGGAATATGGAGGCGCTTGCAAACTGGGCACAGGCGCAGCGTTTTGATTTGTTTGTTGTCGATGAAAATGCTCAACCTCTCACCCAGAGAATGATGCATCCTCACTTTCAATTTAAATTACAATTTAAACGCAGCATTGATGAACAGCTTGAAAATCGAGTCAGCCGACCTATCATCTCTATTCCTTTAAAAAAAGGTATGGACTTGGTGATACAACTGCCTCATCAGCTGCACCCTGCCCGTGAATTTATTTTTTATTCTGCCATTTTGAAGTTGCTTATCGCTGTGGTTATTTTGGTGTTGTTCTCGATTTTAATTGCCAGGAATTTACAGCAACCTCTTAGTCGCCTTAGAGAAGCGAGCAAAAAGCTTTCCAATGGTGACTTTAATGTGTGTGTTGTTGATGAACTGCATTCTAAAACACGTGAATTTAATGAGTTAGCTGAAGACTTTGATCACATGACTCGAGAAGTACACCGCCTTGCAGAAAAGCAGCGTCGTTTGATTCGAGATGTCTCTCATGAACTAAGAACCCCCTTGGCGAGACAGAATTTGGTATTACATTTATTACGCAATAAAGTCGGCCCAAAAGAACAAAAACTTGTAGGGCGTCTTGAAGATGAAGCGACACAGTTGAACGATCTTATTGGGGAAATATTAGAGTTCAGTCGACTTGAAAATACACGATACAGAACGGAGTTAGTAAAATCCGACTTATTGTCATTATTAGAGCTACAAATCTCACGGTGTGAAATTGAATTAAGACCAGAGCAAAGCATTACTCTTACGTCAGAGGCTGAGCAAACGATGGTTCTATGTGATAAAGCTTTGGTTATTCGCTGTGTCAGTAATTTGGTGACAAATGCGATTAAATATGCCGGAGAGCAAGCAATTATAGAGGTCTCTTTAGCGAATCAAACCATTGAAAAAGAACGTTACCTTACTGTGAGTGTCGCTGATTCCGGAGCAGGTATTCCTGAAGATCGATTGGATGATATTTTCTCACCGTTTACTCGGCTCGAAGCGTCTAGAGACAAAAAAGCCGGAGGATACGGTTTAGGCCTTGCAATTGTTAAGGAATCAATGCGCATTATGGGTGGAAAAGTTATTGCTGCGAATAGAGTCAGTGGTGGTTTTATCGTGACATTATGTTTTCCTGAACGAACATTCAAAGATTTATAA
- a CDS encoding response regulator transcription factor, with translation MSRILVVDDDVSLCELLEVVLKEEGYQVSSVHCGESALSYMEKTSVDLVLLDVMLPNLSGMQVARRICQRFATPILMLTALNDEQSMLEGYQAGADQYIGKPFNVAELLMRIKAILRRVGLERQRQVIYKTVESITDKLSSLPLTGTEADLLSYLVQHQGIVISKAELQTEVLKKELSPFDRNLDMHVSNIRRKLVEAGLSKQHIKTFRGKGYSYLDASLRE, from the coding sequence ATGTCTCGGATTTTAGTTGTTGATGATGATGTGTCATTATGTGAATTGCTTGAAGTGGTGTTAAAAGAAGAGGGATATCAAGTCTCTTCTGTCCATTGTGGTGAAAGTGCTTTGAGTTACATGGAAAAAACCTCGGTAGATTTAGTACTGCTCGATGTCATGCTACCTAACTTATCGGGGATGCAAGTCGCACGAAGAATTTGCCAACGCTTTGCTACACCCATTTTAATGCTAACCGCACTGAATGATGAACAATCGATGCTTGAAGGTTACCAGGCTGGTGCAGACCAATACATTGGTAAGCCATTTAATGTCGCAGAACTTTTAATGCGGATTAAAGCTATTTTGCGCAGAGTTGGGTTAGAGCGTCAAAGACAAGTGATTTATAAGACTGTTGAATCCATCACCGATAAATTAAGTTCACTGCCCCTTACAGGAACAGAGGCTGATTTGCTGAGTTACTTAGTGCAACATCAAGGGATTGTGATTTCTAAAGCAGAATTACAGACAGAGGTCTTGAAAAAAGAGTTAAGCCCATTTGATCGCAACTTAGATATGCATGTCAGTAATATTCGACGTAAATTGGTCGAGGCGGGTTTATCAAAACAGCACATTAAAACCTTTCGCGGCAAAGGTTACAGTTACTTAGATGCTTCATTACGTGAGTGA
- a CDS encoding anthrax toxin-like adenylyl cyclase domain-containing protein — translation MIRPQTISSVPVNLKRARETTTDEVPPLQAKIKCIRNEKESSIRRKPSMPSRKPSQTTIKLGGSAKSSKPNSVTVQQLVKDIAKHTGIVESHLEPLQKLANDTNQIISFRPVDRMSTGLIEKGYPTKGFEIKGKSANHGPQAGFICVKQELSKLHKANLEISELSKKVKKYNGEVQSCIEKNDAKPVQLRLSPDRLSWLSQNGTITIPDLSKSFNSFTIHSEGLTYQADRKGNDFVISYNNEPLEVLAHPKSNMPLTADYDLMFIAPKAEQLDVGREDKVPVPRIHFGDISKIYKEKYEKDNNGKSFTPKEFFAKENETQGSWGQGIGNATPRINKMIDSLNLATVGKGGNPVVHHNADSGSPATDPSSNYPITVFMPKAFDDYQSIHIIKDTKELAEFVKKAKDAGFSVPLNPKWEKPVAQARSARFTDAQNTILNWAQETHIPNLAKQTSTSQ, via the coding sequence ATGATAAGACCGCAAACAATATCATCCGTTCCAGTGAACCTTAAAAGAGCAAGAGAAACAACAACGGATGAAGTCCCACCTTTGCAGGCTAAAATCAAGTGTATACGTAATGAAAAAGAATCTTCTATCAGACGTAAACCTTCAATGCCATCTAGAAAACCATCTCAGACTACAATAAAGTTGGGGGGGTCGGCTAAGTCCTCTAAGCCTAACTCAGTCACTGTTCAACAACTCGTCAAAGATATAGCAAAACACACAGGTATTGTTGAATCGCACTTAGAACCACTGCAAAAACTCGCTAATGATACCAATCAAATCATCTCATTTCGTCCTGTCGATCGAATGTCAACAGGGCTGATTGAAAAGGGATACCCAACCAAAGGGTTTGAAATCAAGGGTAAATCAGCGAACCATGGTCCCCAAGCAGGCTTTATTTGTGTAAAACAAGAATTGAGTAAGCTTCACAAGGCAAATTTAGAGATATCAGAACTATCAAAAAAAGTGAAAAAGTACAACGGGGAGGTACAGTCTTGTATAGAGAAAAATGATGCCAAGCCCGTTCAATTGAGATTATCTCCAGATCGCCTTAGTTGGCTATCACAAAATGGCACAATTACGATTCCAGATCTCTCAAAATCATTCAACTCCTTTACTATTCACTCTGAAGGTCTTACTTATCAAGCTGATAGGAAAGGAAATGATTTTGTCATTTCCTATAATAATGAGCCACTAGAAGTACTTGCACATCCAAAGAGTAATATGCCCCTTACGGCAGATTATGATCTCATGTTTATAGCACCAAAAGCAGAACAGCTCGATGTGGGAAGAGAGGACAAGGTACCCGTCCCGCGTATACACTTTGGTGATATAAGTAAGATTTATAAAGAGAAATATGAAAAAGATAACAATGGAAAGTCTTTTACTCCCAAAGAATTCTTTGCTAAAGAGAACGAAACTCAAGGAAGTTGGGGGCAAGGTATCGGTAATGCCACACCAAGAATAAACAAGATGATCGATTCACTTAATTTAGCTACCGTCGGTAAAGGAGGTAATCCCGTTGTACATCACAATGCGGACTCTGGAAGCCCAGCGACGGACCCTAGCTCTAACTATCCCATCACTGTGTTTATGCCCAAAGCCTTTGATGATTATCAATCTATCCATATAATAAAGGACACTAAAGAATTGGCTGAGTTTGTGAAAAAGGCAAAAGACGCAGGTTTTTCAGTTCCACTCA